CGTCTCGGCGGCGGTCGTATTCGGCGTCACGCATCCGCTGCTCGGGCAGAGCATCGCCACCGTGGTCGAGCCTGTCGCTGGCGCTGCGGCCGACACGGAGAAGCTGCTCGACGCCTGTCGTGCGAACCTGCCTCCCTTCATGGTGCCTGCCACCGTGACCTGGGAGCAGGATCTGCCGCGCAATCCCAACGGCAAGCTCGATCGCAGCGGCATCGTCGCGAGATTCCGTCCCGCGCTGGAAGCGCAGGCCGATGCGCCCTGAACAGCCGCTCCGGCATGCGGCGCTGGAACATCTGCGCAGTCACGACGGCAGCCTGCTCATCGGCGAGCTCACCGTCGGGGAGGTCTGCGAACGGGCCGGCCGTACCCCGGTGTATGCCTACGATCGTCGCGCCATCGCCGAGCGTGTGGTGGCGTTGCGCCGCAGCCTGCCGGCCGAACTGCACCTGCACTACGCCATAAAGGCCAACCCGAATACGGAGGTGGTGCGGCACCTGGGTGGACTGGTGGATGGCTTCGACGTCGCTTCCGCCGGCGAGCTCTCGGTGGCGCTCGCCAGCGGCATGGCGCCCGGGCTCATCAGTTTTGCCGGTCCGGGCAAGCGCGTCGAAGAACTCGAGGCCGCGGTGGCCGCCGGCATCACGGTGCACGTCGAGTCCGAGCGCGAGCTGCGCGAACTCGCGCGTGTCGGTGCCCGGCAGCAACGGCGCCCCGCGATCGCGTTGCGGGTGAATCCTGACTTCGAACTCAAGTCCGCCGGCATGAAGATGGGCGGTGGCGCAGCGCAGTTCGGCATCGACGCCGAGCGCGTGCCCGCAGTCCTCGGCGGGATCGATACCGCCGTATTCGATTTCCGCGGCTTTCACATCTTCGCCGGTTCGCAGAACCTGAGTGCCGCTGCAATCATCGAGGCGCAGAACCTCACCGTGGCGCTCGCCGAGCGGCTGGCTCGCGACGCGCCGGCGCCGGTCCGCGAACTGAACATCGGCGGCGGTTTCGGCATCCCCTACTTTCCCGGCGAGCAGCCCCTCGACATCGCCCCGATCGGCGCCAACCTGCAGCGCCTGGTGGAGCGCTGTGGCAGCGTGTTGCCGCAGGCGCGGCTGATCATCGAGCTCGGCCGTTACCTCGTTGGCGAGGCGGGTTACTTCATCTGCCGGGTGCTCGACCGCAAGGAGTCCCGCGGCCGCGTGTTCCTGGTTACCGACGGGGGCCTGCACCACCACCTCGCAGCGAGCGGTAATTTCGGCCAGGTGATCCGCAAGAACTACCCGGTGGTGATCGGCAACCGCATCGGCGCGACCGACACCGAGACTGCCTCGGTGGTCGGTCCGCTGTGCACGCCGCTCGATGTGCTCGGGGCTGGCATGAAACTGGCGAAGGCGCAGCCCGGCGACCTGGTCGTGGTGCTGCAATCCGGCGCCTATGGGTACACAGCGAGTCCGCGGAGTTTTCTGAGCCACCCGGAACCGGCGGAGTTGCTGGTCTAGCGTGTCGAACGGACGAATCGTCGCGGACGATTGCGCGCAGGCGATTGGCGGCGGAACGCTATAATCCCGGCCTCGTGGAAGGAGTCTGATGACGCA
This genomic interval from Gammaproteobacteria bacterium contains the following:
- a CDS encoding pyridoxal-dependent decarboxylase, exosortase A system-associated, translating into MRPEQPLRHAALEHLRSHDGSLLIGELTVGEVCERAGRTPVYAYDRRAIAERVVALRRSLPAELHLHYAIKANPNTEVVRHLGGLVDGFDVASAGELSVALASGMAPGLISFAGPGKRVEELEAAVAAGITVHVESERELRELARVGARQQRRPAIALRVNPDFELKSAGMKMGGGAAQFGIDAERVPAVLGGIDTAVFDFRGFHIFAGSQNLSAAAIIEAQNLTVALAERLARDAPAPVRELNIGGGFGIPYFPGEQPLDIAPIGANLQRLVERCGSVLPQARLIIELGRYLVGEAGYFICRVLDRKESRGRVFLVTDGGLHHHLAASGNFGQVIRKNYPVVIGNRIGATDTETASVVGPLCTPLDVLGAGMKLAKAQPGDLVVVLQSGAYGYTASPRSFLSHPEPAELLV